One part of the Arabidopsis thaliana chromosome 4, partial sequence genome encodes these proteins:
- a CDS encoding Leucine-rich repeat (LRR) family protein (Leucine-rich repeat (LRR) family protein; LOCATED IN: chloroplast; CONTAINS InterPro DOMAIN/s: Leucine-rich repeat (InterPro:IPR001611); BEST Arabidopsis thaliana protein match is: Leucine-rich repeat transmembrane protein kinase (TAIR:AT1G53420.1); Has 50232 Blast hits to 12190 proteins in 485 species: Archae - 16; Bacteria - 1165; Metazoa - 740; Fungi - 45; Plants - 45367; Viruses - 0; Other Eukaryotes - 2899 (source: NCBI BLink).) produces the protein MLINLLNISPRVSFDISPRVSSQRACRASISARDKSRHLSGSIPSEWGLLPLVNITLLGNRLTGPIPKEIGNIITLERLVLENNQLSGTLPPELGRLSNLKRLVLYASGLSGPIPLSIAHLTKLKDLMISDMTGPEFFFPPLQSMTQMRQLVLRNINLKGELPSYLGTNTTNLTLL, from the exons atgttaataaatttattgaaCATATCTCCAAGGGTATCTTTTGACATATCTCCAAGGGTCTCTTCCCAAAGAGCTTGTAGGGCTTCCATTTCTGCAAGAGAT AAATCTCGCCACTTGAGTGGTTCTATTCCTTCAGAATGGGGACTCCTGCCACTTGTAAACAT CACGCTTCTTGGAAACCGGTTAACTGGTCCTATCCCCAAGGAGATTGGAAACATTATCACGCTCGAAAGACT TGTCTTGGAAAATAACCAGCTTTCTGGAACACTGCCCCCAGAGCTTGGGAGACTCTCGAACCTTAAACGACT GGTTCTCTATGCAAGTGGGTTATCTGGACCTATACCTTTGTCAATCGCTCATCTCACAAAGCTGAAAGATTT AATGATAAGCGATATGACTGGACctgaatttttctttccacCACTACAGAGCATGACACAGATGAGGCAATT GGTTTTGAGAAATATAAATCTGAAAGGAGAGCTCCCATCATACCTTGGAACAAATACCACCAACTTAACACTCTTGTAA
- a CDS encoding Leucine-rich repeat (LRR) family protein, producing MLINLLNISPRVSFDISPRVSSQRACRASISARDKSRHLSGSIPSEWGLLPLVNITLLGNRLTGPIPKEIGNIITLERLVLYASGLSGPIPLSIAHLTKLKDLMISDMTGPEFFFPPLQSMTQMRQLVLRNINLKGELPSYLGTNTTNLTLL from the exons atgttaataaatttattgaaCATATCTCCAAGGGTATCTTTTGACATATCTCCAAGGGTCTCTTCCCAAAGAGCTTGTAGGGCTTCCATTTCTGCAAGAGAT AAATCTCGCCACTTGAGTGGTTCTATTCCTTCAGAATGGGGACTCCTGCCACTTGTAAACAT CACGCTTCTTGGAAACCGGTTAACTGGTCCTATCCCCAAGGAGATTGGAAACATTATCACGCTCGAAAGACT GGTTCTCTATGCAAGTGGGTTATCTGGACCTATACCTTTGTCAATCGCTCATCTCACAAAGCTGAAAGATTT AATGATAAGCGATATGACTGGACctgaatttttctttccacCACTACAGAGCATGACACAGATGAGGCAATT GGTTTTGAGAAATATAAATCTGAAAGGAGAGCTCCCATCATACCTTGGAACAAATACCACCAACTTAACACTCTTGTAA
- a CDS encoding Leucine-rich repeat (LRR) family protein — protein sequence MLINLLNISPRVSFDISPRVSSQRACRASISARDKSRHLSGSIPSEWGLLPLVNITLLGNRLTGPIPKEIGNIITLERLVLENNQLSGTLPPELGRLSNLKRLVLYASGLSGPIPLSIAHLTKLKDLMISDMTGPEFFFPPLQSMTQMRQL from the exons atgttaataaatttattgaaCATATCTCCAAGGGTATCTTTTGACATATCTCCAAGGGTCTCTTCCCAAAGAGCTTGTAGGGCTTCCATTTCTGCAAGAGAT AAATCTCGCCACTTGAGTGGTTCTATTCCTTCAGAATGGGGACTCCTGCCACTTGTAAACAT CACGCTTCTTGGAAACCGGTTAACTGGTCCTATCCCCAAGGAGATTGGAAACATTATCACGCTCGAAAGACT TGTCTTGGAAAATAACCAGCTTTCTGGAACACTGCCCCCAGAGCTTGGGAGACTCTCGAACCTTAAACGACT GGTTCTCTATGCAAGTGGGTTATCTGGACCTATACCTTTGTCAATCGCTCATCTCACAAAGCTGAAAGATTT AATGATAAGCGATATGACTGGACctgaatttttctttccacCACTACAGAGCATGACACAGATGAGGCAATTGTGA
- a CDS encoding Leucine-rich repeat (LRR) family protein (Leucine-rich repeat (LRR) family protein; LOCATED IN: chloroplast; CONTAINS InterPro DOMAIN/s: Leucine-rich repeat (InterPro:IPR001611); BEST Arabidopsis thaliana protein match is: Leucine-rich repeat transmembrane protein kinase (TAIR:AT1G53420.1); Has 48341 Blast hits to 10922 proteins in 432 species: Archae - 20; Bacteria - 1080; Metazoa - 398; Fungi - 46; Plants - 43937; Viruses - 0; Other Eukaryotes - 2860 (source: NCBI BLink).), whose protein sequence is MLINLLNISPRVSFDISPRVSSQRACRASISARDKSRHLSGSIPSEWGLLPLVNITLLGNRLTGPIPKEIGNIITLERLVLENNQLSGTLPPELGRLSNLKRLFLSSNKFRVILKTDQHEDFGSLCKWVIWTYTFVNRSSHKAERFNDKRYDWT, encoded by the exons atgttaataaatttattgaaCATATCTCCAAGGGTATCTTTTGACATATCTCCAAGGGTCTCTTCCCAAAGAGCTTGTAGGGCTTCCATTTCTGCAAGAGAT AAATCTCGCCACTTGAGTGGTTCTATTCCTTCAGAATGGGGACTCCTGCCACTTGTAAACAT CACGCTTCTTGGAAACCGGTTAACTGGTCCTATCCCCAAGGAGATTGGAAACATTATCACGCTCGAAAGACT TGTCTTGGAAAATAACCAGCTTTCTGGAACACTGCCCCCAGAGCTTGGGAGACTCTCGAACCTTAAACGACT CTTTCTGAGCTCAAACAAATTCCGTGTCATTCTCAAAACTGACCAACATGAGGATTTT GGTTCTCTATGCAAGTGGGTTATCTGGACCTATACCTTTGTCAATCGCTCATCTCACAAAGCTGAAAGATTT AATGATAAGCGATATGACTGGACctga
- a CDS encoding Leucine-rich repeat (LRR) family protein, with translation MLINLLNISPRVSFDISPRVSSQRACRASISARDKSRHLSGSIPSEWGLLPLVNITLLGNRLTGPIPKEIGNIITLERLVLENNQLSGTLPPELGRLSNLKRLFLSSNKFRVILKTDQHEDFPYK, from the exons atgttaataaatttattgaaCATATCTCCAAGGGTATCTTTTGACATATCTCCAAGGGTCTCTTCCCAAAGAGCTTGTAGGGCTTCCATTTCTGCAAGAGAT AAATCTCGCCACTTGAGTGGTTCTATTCCTTCAGAATGGGGACTCCTGCCACTTGTAAACAT CACGCTTCTTGGAAACCGGTTAACTGGTCCTATCCCCAAGGAGATTGGAAACATTATCACGCTCGAAAGACT TGTCTTGGAAAATAACCAGCTTTCTGGAACACTGCCCCCAGAGCTTGGGAGACTCTCGAACCTTAAACGACT CTTTCTGAGCTCAAACAAATTCCGTGTCATTCTCAAAACTGACCAACATGAGGATTTT CCGTATAAGTGA
- a CDS encoding Carbohydrate-binding X8 domain superfamily protein (Carbohydrate-binding X8 domain superfamily protein; FUNCTIONS IN: molecular_function unknown; INVOLVED IN: biological_process unknown; LOCATED IN: endomembrane system; CONTAINS InterPro DOMAIN/s: X8 (InterPro:IPR012946); BEST Arabidopsis thaliana protein match is: Carbohydrate-binding X8 domain superfamily protein (TAIR:AT1G66870.1); Has 35333 Blast hits to 34131 proteins in 2444 species: Archae - 798; Bacteria - 22429; Metazoa - 974; Fungi - 991; Plants - 531; Viruses - 0; Other Eukaryotes - 9610 (source: NCBI BLink).), with protein sequence MFPQLTLIFLLSLTVIYPFHVSAKTWCVANPSAASTQLQANIDWLCSQGNPGCVLIGPGGSCFEPNNVINHASFVMNDYYQLQGSTEEACNFSGSGRIIDTNPSYARCVYS encoded by the coding sequence ATGTTTCCGCAATTGACACTaattttccttctctctctcactgtAATCTACCCCTTTCATGTCTCGGCCAAGACATGGTGTGTAGCAAACCCATCAGCCGCAAGTACACAATTACAAGCTAATATTGATTGGCTATGTAGTCAAGGAAATCCTGGTTGTGTATTAATCGGTCCTGGTGGATCTTGCTTTGAACCAAATAATGTTATTAACCATGCATCATTTGTGATGAATGATTACTACCAGTTGCAGGGAAGCACTGAAGAGGCGTGTAATTTTAGTGGTTCTGGTCGAATCATTGATACTAATCCAAGTTATGCTCGTTGTGTGTATTCGTAG
- a CDS encoding uncharacterized protein (unknown protein; FUNCTIONS IN: molecular_function unknown; INVOLVED IN: biological_process unknown; LOCATED IN: plasma membrane; BEST Arabidopsis thaliana protein match is: unknown protein (TAIR:AT3G28720.1); Has 5 Blast hits to 5 proteins in 3 species: Archae - 0; Bacteria - 0; Metazoa - 0; Fungi - 0; Plants - 4; Viruses - 0; Other Eukaryotes - 1 (source: NCBI BLink).) yields the protein MELRSDSRSSSFSSLLFVAFLLFLCGLVSRTDSAQQPFRREPGHPHWHHSAFLDVRESVRSDVRRMLHSRAEVPFQVPLEVNIVLVGLNGDGGYRYSVDPQKLEEFLRASFSTHRPSCQETGEPLDIEHRVVYNIFPSGQPELIALEKAVKEAMVPAGTALEADFGRHLPAYDVEAIKVESAFNQLYSYIFDIDVGSGSAATADKPIPSAIFVVNFDKVRMDPKNTEIDLDSLMFAKLPELSDADKEKQEADYIYRYRYNGGGASQVWLASGRYVVIDLSAGPCTYGKIETEEGSVSPRTVPRIRNIVLPGNVSPVGHQSTHDIFSGQLAALVATTIEHVIAPDVRFETVDLATRVLVPIIVLQNHNRYNIMERGQNYSINIEEIESEVKKMIHHGQEVVIVGGAHPLHRHEKLAIAVSKAMRGHSLQETKKDGRFHVHTKTYLDGAILKEEMERSTDVLAAGLLDVSDPGLSNKYFLRQSWDDESEGSSDSIVKHRPLWSSYSSKLQKGKKKKAVKKKGDLYRTYGTRVIPVFILSLADVDPMLMMEDESLVWASSDVVIVLQHLNEKIPLSYVSETERQHAVPSQVQRHVLAGIASALGGVSAPYEKTSHAHERPITNWLWAAGCHPFGPFSNVSLISQMLQDVALRNTIYARVDSALRKIRETSEAVQNFASEYLKTPLGEPVKDKKNKTKTELWVEKFYKKTTTLPEPFPHELVERLEKYLDTVEEQLVDLSSLLYDHKLYDAHLNSSEILQTTMFTQQYVEHVLETERENMRCCKIEYKYTVGVKSYQTLVYGGILVAGFLVYFLVIFFSSPPSR from the exons ATGGAGTTGAGATCGGATTCACGATCGAgttcgttttcttctctcctatTCGTCGCGTTTCTCTTGTTTCTATGCGGACTCGTTTCTCGTACCGACTCGGCTCAGCAACCTTTCCGTCGCGAGCCAGGTCATCCTCACTGGCATCACAGTGCTTTCCTTGACGTACGAGAGAGTGTTCGATCCGATGTCCGCCGTATGCTTCACTCCCGTGCCGAG gtACCATTTCAGGTTCCTTTGGAAGTGAATATAGTGCTTGTGGGTTTGAATGGAGATGGAGGTTACAGGTATTCAGTGGATCCTCAAAAACTAGAAGAGTTCCTAAGAGCCAGTTTTTCAACACATAGGCCTTCATGCCAAGAGACGGGCGAGCCACTTGATATTGAGCATCGAGTTGTTTATAATATCTTTCCT aGTGGGCAACCTGAATTAATAGCTCTGGAGAAGGCAGTGAAAGAAGCCATGGTGCCTGCTGGAACTGCACTAGAG gCTGATTTTGGAAGACACTTACCTGCCTATGACGTAGAGGCAATAAAAGTGGAGTCCGCATTTAACCAGCTTTACTcgtatatatttgatattgatGTGGGTTCTGGATCAGCCGCAACGGCAGATAAACCTATACCAAGTGCCATATTTGTAGTGAATTTTGATAAG GTAAGAATGGATCCTAAAAATACAGAGATTGATCTAGACAGCTTGATGTTTGCAAAGCTACCAGAGCTTAGTGATGCAGACAAGGAGAAACAAGAGGCAGATTATATTTATCGATATAGATACAATGGTGGAGGAGCATCCCAAGTTTGGCTTGCATCAGGCAG ATATGTTGTCATAGATTTGTCTGCGGGGCCTTGTACATATGGGAAGATTGAAACTGAAGAGGGCAGTGTTAGTCCCAGAACAGTGCCAAGGATACGAAACATTGTGCTTCCAGGAAATGTTAGCCCTGTTGGTCATCAGTCTACCCATGATATCTTTTCTGGTCAGTTAGCAGCGTTGGTAGCTACTACAATTGAGCATGTCATAGCTCCTGATGTCAG GTTTGAGACGGTTGATCTAGCAACTAGGGTGCTGGTACCTATCATTGTGCTCCAAAACCACAATCGATATAATATCATGGAAAGAGGACAAAACTACAGCATAAATATTGAAGAGATAGAATCTGAG GTAAAGAAAATGATTCATCATGGCCAAGAAGTAGTGATCGTTGGAGGGGCTCATCCATTACATCGTCATGAGAAGTTAGCTATAGCCGTCTCAAAAGCTATGCGTGGGCATTCCCTTCAGGAAACGAAGAAGGACGGAAGATTTCATGTGCATACCAAAACATACCTAGATGGTGCTATCCTCAAAGAA GAGATGGAAAGGTCGACTGATGTTCTAGCTGCTGGTTTGCTCGACGTGTCTGACCCTGGGCtttctaataaatattttctccGCCAG AGCTGGGATGATGAATCTGAAGGTTCAAGTGATTCCATAGTAAAGCACAGACCTCTCTGGTCATCTTATAGCTCCAAACTTCagaagggaaagaaaaagaaggccGTTAAGAAAAAAGGCGATCTCTACCGCACTTATGGAACAAGAGTTATTCCAGT GTTTATACTCTCACTAGCCGATGTAGATCCAATGCTCATGATGGAAGATGAGAGCCTCGTGTGGGCGAGCAGTGATGTTGTCATTGTGCTTCAGCATCTAAATGAGAAAATACCTTTGAG TTATGTTTCTGAAACAGAGAGACAGCATGCTGTCCCATCACAGGTACAGCGACATGTACTTGCAGGTATAGCTTCTGCTTTAGGCGGTGTAAGTGCACCATATGAAAAGACCTCACACGCGCATGAAAGACCTATCACCAATTGGCTTTGGGCAGCCGGTTGTCACCCGTTTGGACCATTCTCAAACGTCTCCCTGATCAGTCAAATGCTTCAAGATGTTGCACTG AGGAATACTATTTATGCTCGGGTTGATTCTGCTCTACGCAAAATCCGTGAAACATCAGAG GCAGTACAAAACTTTGCATCCGAATACCTTAAGACTCCACTTGGCGAGCCAgtgaaagataaaaagaacaaaaccaaaacggAGCTATGGGTCGAGAAGTTCTAcaaaaagacaacaacattGCCTGAGCCTTTCCCACACGAGCTAGTCGAAAGATTAGAGAAATATCTAGAC ACTGTAGAAGAACAACTGGTGGATCTATCTTCTTTGCTATACGACCACAAGCTATACGATGCTCACCTCAACAGCTCAGAGATTCTTCAAACCACCATGTTTACACAACA GTACGTAGAACATGTACTGGAAACAGAAAGGGAGAACATGAGATGCTGTAAGATAGAGTACAAATACACAGTTGGAGTAAAGTCTTACCAAACGTTGGTGTACGGAGGAATACTTGTGGCTGGTTTTCTCGTTTATTTCcttgtcattttcttctcttctcctccttctcgCTAG
- a CDS encoding uncharacterized protein (unknown protein; FUNCTIONS IN: molecular_function unknown; INVOLVED IN: biological_process unknown; LOCATED IN: plasma membrane; Has 25 Blast hits to 25 proteins in 9 species: Archae - 0; Bacteria - 0; Metazoa - 0; Fungi - 0; Plants - 19; Viruses - 0; Other Eukaryotes - 6 (source: NCBI BLink).): MELRSDSRSSSFSSLLFVAFLLFLCGLVSRTDSAQQPFRREPGHPHWHHSAFLDVRESVRSDVRRMLHSRAEVPFQVPLEVNIVLVGLNGDGGYRYSVDPQKLEEFLRASFSTHRPSCQETGEPLDIEHRVVYNIFPSGQPELIALEKAVKEAMVPAGTALEADFGRHLPAYDVEAIKVESAFNQLYSYIFDIDVGSGSAATADKPIPSAIFVVNFDKVRMDPKNTEIDLDSLMFAKLPELSDADKEKQEADYIYRYRYNGGGASQVWLASGR, encoded by the exons ATGGAGTTGAGATCGGATTCACGATCGAgttcgttttcttctctcctatTCGTCGCGTTTCTCTTGTTTCTATGCGGACTCGTTTCTCGTACCGACTCGGCTCAGCAACCTTTCCGTCGCGAGCCAGGTCATCCTCACTGGCATCACAGTGCTTTCCTTGACGTACGAGAGAGTGTTCGATCCGATGTCCGCCGTATGCTTCACTCCCGTGCCGAG gtACCATTTCAGGTTCCTTTGGAAGTGAATATAGTGCTTGTGGGTTTGAATGGAGATGGAGGTTACAGGTATTCAGTGGATCCTCAAAAACTAGAAGAGTTCCTAAGAGCCAGTTTTTCAACACATAGGCCTTCATGCCAAGAGACGGGCGAGCCACTTGATATTGAGCATCGAGTTGTTTATAATATCTTTCCT aGTGGGCAACCTGAATTAATAGCTCTGGAGAAGGCAGTGAAAGAAGCCATGGTGCCTGCTGGAACTGCACTAGAG gCTGATTTTGGAAGACACTTACCTGCCTATGACGTAGAGGCAATAAAAGTGGAGTCCGCATTTAACCAGCTTTACTcgtatatatttgatattgatGTGGGTTCTGGATCAGCCGCAACGGCAGATAAACCTATACCAAGTGCCATATTTGTAGTGAATTTTGATAAG GTAAGAATGGATCCTAAAAATACAGAGATTGATCTAGACAGCTTGATGTTTGCAAAGCTACCAGAGCTTAGTGATGCAGACAAGGAGAAACAAGAGGCAGATTATATTTATCGATATAGATACAATGGTGGAGGAGCATCCCAAGTTTGGCTTGCATCAGGCAGGTAA
- a CDS encoding Papain family cysteine protease (Papain family cysteine protease; FUNCTIONS IN: cysteine-type peptidase activity, cysteine-type endopeptidase activity; INVOLVED IN: proteolysis; LOCATED IN: vacuole; EXPRESSED IN: 23 plant structures; EXPRESSED DURING: 13 growth stages; CONTAINS InterPro DOMAIN/s: Peptidase C1A, papain (InterPro:IPR013128), Proteinase inhibitor I29, cathepsin propeptide (InterPro:IPR013201), Peptidase C1A, papain C-terminal (InterPro:IPR000668), Peptidase, cysteine peptidase active site (InterPro:IPR000169); BEST Arabidopsis thaliana protein match is: Papain family cysteine protease (TAIR:AT4G39090.1); Has 30201 Blast hits to 17322 proteins in 780 species: Archae - 12; Bacteria - 1396; Metazoa - 17338; Fungi - 3422; Plants - 5037; Viruses - 0; Other Eukaryotes - 2996 (source: NCBI BLink).) — protein MDRVVFFFLIAATLLAGSLGSTVISGEVTDGFVNPIRQVVPEENDEQLLNAEHHFTLFKSKYEKTYATQVEHDHRFRVFKANLRRARRNQLLDPSAVHGVTQFSDLTPKEFRRKFLGLKRRGFRLPTDTQTAPILPTSDLPTEFDWREQGAVTPVKNQGMCGSCWSFSAIGALEGAHFLATKELVSLSEQQLVDCDHECDPAQANSCDSGCSGGLMNNAFEYALKAGGLMKEEDYPYTGRDHTACKFDKSKIVASVSNFSVVSSDEDQIAANLVQHGPLAIAINAMWMQTYIGGVSCPYVCSKSQDHGVLLVGFGSSGYAPIRLKEKPYWIIKNSWGAMWGEHGYYKICRGPHNMCGMDTMVSTVAAVHTSPK, from the exons ATGGATCGtgtggtcttcttcttcctcatcgcAGCTACGTTACTAGCAGGTTCTCTCGGATCTACCGTCATCTCCGGCGAGGTTACCGACGGTTTCGTTAACCCGATCAGGCAAGTCGTCCCGGAGGAGAACGATGAACAACTCCTCAACGCAGAACATCACTTCACTCTATTCAAATCCAAGTACGAGAAGACTTACGCGACTCAGGTAGAGCACGATCATCGGTTCCGTGTCTTCAAAGCTAACCTAAGACGAGCTAGGCGTAACCAGCTTCTAGATCCGTCTGCCGTCCACGGCGTCACGCAGTTCTCAGATCTTACTCCGAAAGAATTCCGCCGCAAGTTTTTAGGACTGAAACGCCGAGGGTTTCGTCTTCCTACTGATACTCAGACGGCGCCTATTCTTCCGACTAGCGATCTTCCGACGGAGTTCGATTGGCGTGAACAAGGAGCCGTCACACCTGTTAAAAACCAG GGTATGTGTGGTTCATGCTGGTCATTTAGTGCGATAGGAGCTCTTGAAGGAGCACATTTTCTAGCCACTAAAGAGCTTGTTAGCCTCAGTGAGCAGCAGCTCGTAGATTGTGACCATGAG TGTGATCCAGCACAAGCCAATTCATGTGATTCTGGTTGCAGTGGAGGACTAATGAACAACGCTTTTGAGTACGCTCTTAAAGCTGGTGGTCTAATGAAGGAAGAGGACTATCCTTATACAGGACGTGACCATACCGCTTGTAAGTTCGACAAGAGCAAGATTGTTGCGAGTGTGTCTAACTTCAGCGTTGTCTCTTCGGATGAAGACCAAATCGCTGCTAATCTAGTCCAGCATGGACCTCTAGCTA TTGCTATCAATGCGATGTGGATGCAAACATACATAGGAGGAGTCTCGTGCCCGTATGTATGTTCAAAGAGCCAAGACCATGGAGTGCTCTTGGTTGGATTTGGTTCATCGGGTTATGCACCAATCCGTCTTAAGGAGAAGCCTTATTGGATTATCAAGAACTCGTGGGGAGCGATGTGGGGAGAGCATGGTTACTACAAAATCTGCAGAGGGCCTCATAATATGTGTGGTATGGATACAATGGTATCTACTGTTGCTGCTGTTCATACCTCACCCAAGTAG
- a CDS encoding Plant self-incompatibility protein S1 family (Plant self-incompatibility protein S1 family; FUNCTIONS IN: molecular_function unknown; INVOLVED IN: biological_process unknown; LOCATED IN: endomembrane system; EXPRESSED IN: cultured cell; CONTAINS InterPro DOMAIN/s: Plant self-incompatibility S1 (InterPro:IPR010264); BEST Arabidopsis thaliana protein match is: Plant self-incompatibility protein S1 family (TAIR:AT3G17080.1); Has 30201 Blast hits to 17322 proteins in 780 species: Archae - 12; Bacteria - 1396; Metazoa - 17338; Fungi - 3422; Plants - 5037; Viruses - 0; Other Eukaryotes - 2996 (source: NCBI BLink).) has protein sequence MDIPKQYLSLFILIIFITTKLSQADHKNDIPVPNDPSSTNSVFPTSKRTVEINNDLGNQLTLLYHCKSKDDDLGNRTLQPGESWSFSFGRQFFGRTLYFCSFSWPNESHSFDIYKDHRDSGGDNKCESDRCVWKIRRNGPCRFNDETKQFDLCYPWNKSLY, from the coding sequence ATGGATATTCCAAAGCAATATCTATCACTATTCATATTGATTATCTTCataactacaaaattatcacaAGCCGACCATAAAAACGACATTCCAGTTCCCAACGATCCATCATCAACAAATTCTGTGTTTCCTACCTCGAAAAGAACCGTGGAAATCAATAATGATCTCGGTAATCAGCTAACGTTACTGTATCATTGTAAATCAAAAGACGATGATTTAGGTAACCGGACTCTGCAACCAGGTGAGTCGTGGTCTTTTAGTTTCGGGCGTCAATTCTTTGGAAGGACGTTgtatttttgtagttttagtTGGCCAAATGAATCGCATTCGTTCGATATATATAAAGACCATCGAGATAGCGGCGGTGATAACAAGTGCGAGAGCGACAGGTGTGTGTGGAAGATAAGAAGAAACGGACCTTGTAGGTTTAACGATGAAACGAAGCAGTTTGATCTTTGTTATCCTTGGAATAAATCTTTGTATTGA